One Ignavibacterium album JCM 16511 genomic region harbors:
- a CDS encoding DUF1156 domain-containing protein, with the protein MNDKRFIEEIFPVKEVSVISAKEKNIRHGHISTLHIWWARRPLASSRATNYAALIPAPKNPKEAEEKKKFIIEFSKWENSLNKDFIERARKEILEANGGVPPKVLDPFGGGGSIPLEALRLGCETYSNDYNPVAVLIQKCTLEYPQKYGNADASKLRGKFNPQKDKDVTLSLDLNEDNKKDKNPLLTDVKYWGNWVLQEAKKEIGKFYPAEKDGSIPVGFIWARTINCQNPACGAEIPLMRQFWLAKKNNKKVSLFPYVKNKKVEFGIVGDGYKPMPGDFDPEDGTIARANAKCLVCGAVVDDKTTRKLFQQGKSGQRMIAVVLHKAGTSGKTYRIATEDDIKIFEEAEKYLDTKRKKLMDEWGIDPVPDENLPGKGTLGISPYFTFPNTWGDLFNSRQKLALIIFTEKVRLAYEKMIEIGYDFNYAKSVITYFTFVIDRLADYNSKLCVWHNSKELIAHTFGRQAIAMVWDFIEVNPFSNSSGNWGESFEYLLRIIENSLKFSGNDLQVNIDYEKVYILQESATNLSYSDNYFDAVFTDPPYYDNVPYSYLSDFFYVWLKRSVGHLYPDLFSTPLTPKTQEIVAYSHGEGGFEAGKKFFEDNLKKSFKEIHRVLKPNGISVIVYAHKSTSGWETLINSLLDSGLVVTAAWPINTEMESRLRAKESAALASSIYLVTRKIEREQTAFYNNVKEEIKNYLITRLDRLWDEGISGADFFISAIGSAIEVFGKYEKVMDYEGNIIRADKLLEDVRIIVTDYAVKKILHNGFATRISDLTRFYVLCRWEFKTAKIPFDEANKLARSCHLELADFFTKKTFIKKEKELINILGPQDREIEDLENSNELIDILHYAVKLWEKGKRKEMQKLLKDTGFAKNDSFYRVAQAIAETLPDTKEKRLLEGFLNLRDKIIEGSFDDQKNLFE; encoded by the coding sequence CGACCTCTGGCTTCTTCACGAGCTACAAATTATGCAGCATTAATCCCGGCACCAAAAAACCCGAAGGAAGCTGAAGAAAAAAAGAAATTCATAATCGAATTTTCTAAATGGGAAAATTCTCTAAATAAAGATTTTATTGAAAGAGCAAGAAAAGAAATTCTTGAAGCCAATGGAGGTGTTCCACCAAAAGTGCTTGATCCCTTTGGCGGTGGTGGTTCTATTCCTTTGGAAGCTTTGCGTTTGGGCTGCGAGACTTACTCTAATGACTACAATCCAGTTGCTGTACTAATCCAAAAATGCACTTTGGAATACCCACAAAAATATGGCAATGCTGATGCAAGTAAATTAAGAGGAAAATTTAATCCCCAAAAAGATAAAGATGTAACTCTATCATTAGATTTAAATGAAGATAACAAAAAAGATAAAAATCCATTACTAACCGATGTTAAATACTGGGGCAATTGGGTTTTGCAGGAAGCAAAAAAAGAAATTGGAAAATTTTATCCAGCTGAAAAAGATGGTTCTATTCCGGTCGGATTTATCTGGGCAAGAACGATAAACTGCCAGAATCCAGCTTGCGGTGCTGAAATACCTCTTATGAGGCAATTCTGGCTTGCCAAAAAAAACAATAAAAAAGTTTCACTCTTCCCTTATGTAAAAAACAAAAAAGTAGAATTCGGAATTGTTGGCGATGGCTATAAACCAATGCCCGGAGATTTTGACCCGGAAGATGGAACAATTGCACGGGCAAATGCAAAATGCCTTGTTTGCGGTGCTGTTGTTGATGATAAAACCACACGCAAACTTTTTCAGCAAGGTAAAAGCGGACAAAGAATGATTGCTGTTGTTTTGCATAAAGCAGGTACATCCGGAAAAACATACCGCATTGCAACAGAAGATGACATTAAAATTTTTGAAGAGGCTGAAAAATATCTTGATACTAAAAGAAAAAAACTTATGGACGAATGGGGAATTGACCCAGTGCCAGATGAAAATTTACCAGGAAAAGGTACTTTAGGGATTTCTCCATATTTTACTTTTCCTAATACGTGGGGTGATCTTTTTAACAGCAGACAAAAATTAGCACTGATTATTTTTACTGAAAAAGTGAGACTTGCTTATGAGAAAATGATTGAGATAGGTTATGATTTTAATTATGCTAAATCCGTGATCACTTATTTTACTTTTGTAATTGATAGACTTGCAGACTATAACTCTAAATTATGTGTGTGGCATAATTCAAAAGAATTAATTGCACATACATTTGGAAGACAAGCTATTGCTATGGTTTGGGATTTTATAGAGGTAAATCCTTTTAGTAATTCTTCTGGTAATTGGGGAGAATCTTTCGAATATTTATTAAGAATAATAGAAAATTCATTAAAATTTTCCGGGAATGATCTACAGGTGAATATCGACTACGAAAAAGTTTATATATTACAAGAGAGTGCAACTAATCTTTCTTATTCAGATAATTATTTCGATGCTGTTTTTACTGATCCACCATATTATGATAATGTTCCTTATTCGTATTTGTCTGATTTCTTCTATGTATGGTTAAAAAGAAGTGTTGGGCATTTATATCCAGATTTATTTTCAACACCATTAACTCCAAAAACTCAGGAAATTGTTGCTTATTCACACGGTGAAGGTGGTTTTGAAGCAGGTAAGAAATTTTTTGAAGATAATTTAAAAAAATCTTTTAAGGAAATTCATAGAGTTCTGAAACCAAATGGAATTAGCGTAATTGTTTATGCACACAAATCAACATCGGGTTGGGAAACTTTGATAAACTCACTACTTGATTCCGGGCTTGTAGTAACTGCTGCCTGGCCTATAAATACTGAGATGGAATCAAGACTTCGAGCAAAAGAATCTGCAGCATTAGCATCTTCAATTTATTTAGTTACCCGAAAAATAGAAAGAGAGCAAACTGCATTTTATAACAATGTGAAAGAGGAAATAAAAAATTATTTAATCACCCGACTTGACCGCTTATGGGACGAAGGCATTAGCGGAGCAGACTTTTTTATTTCAGCAATTGGTTCTGCAATAGAAGTTTTTGGTAAATATGAAAAAGTGATGGATTATGAAGGAAACATCATAAGAGCCGATAAACTTCTTGAAGATGTCCGAATAATTGTTACCGATTATGCCGTAAAAAAGATATTACATAATGGTTTTGCTACGAGAATATCAGATTTAACTAGATTCTATGTGCTTTGCCGTTGGGAATTTAAGACTGCAAAAATTCCTTTTGATGAAGCAAACAAACTTGCACGCAGTTGCCATCTTGAGTTAGCCGACTTTTTCACAAAAAAAACTTTCATCAAGAAAGAAAAAGAATTAATTAATATACTCGGTCCGCAAGATAGAGAAATTGAAGACTTGGAAAACTCAAATGAATTGATTGATATACTTCATTATGCAGTAAAACTTTGGGAAAAAGGAAAAAGAAAAGAAATGCAAAAACTATTAAAGGATACAGGTTTTGCAAAGAATGATTCATTTTACCGAGTTGCACAGGCAATAGCAGAAACTTTGCCAGACACAAAAGAAAAAAGGTTACTCGAAGGATTCTTAAACTTACGAGATAAAATTATTGAAGGTTCTTTTGACGATCAGAAAAATTTATTTGAATAA
- a CDS encoding nucleotidyl transferase AbiEii/AbiGii toxin family protein has protein sequence MISRECFTKSWLDKVKSTYPIVDPTIIEKSIYALELLSLLKLEGIDFIFKGGTALLLLLSEPKRLSIDVDVSLNILKENLEEKLNSIIKKGTFNNWIEDPRKESKIPKKHYKIFFDSKINPNIKSYILLDVLFQEDPYPKLTEKIIQTDFVILESEISVKLPTINSLLGDKLTALAPNTTGIPFGIGKEMQINKQLFDIGELFEFADDVNEIKKSFERFIKIQSDYKNKNFSYQDVIKDLYEICFLICQINVKGSVKSEVSDLFISGIKAMRSHLMRGTYNLENAKIYSSRTAFLVSFFGKNKDFEQLKKFNISKITNLKLSGSLMILERLRNILPESYYYWQIIQKELE, from the coding sequence ATGATTTCACGAGAATGTTTTACAAAATCTTGGTTAGATAAAGTTAAAAGCACTTATCCAATAGTTGATCCAACGATTATTGAAAAAAGTATTTATGCTTTGGAATTATTATCCTTATTAAAATTAGAAGGTATAGATTTCATTTTTAAAGGTGGGACAGCATTATTACTATTATTATCAGAACCTAAAAGATTATCAATAGATGTTGATGTTTCGTTAAATATATTGAAGGAAAATCTGGAGGAAAAGTTAAATTCAATTATTAAAAAAGGGACATTTAATAATTGGATTGAAGATCCGCGCAAAGAATCTAAAATTCCAAAAAAACACTATAAAATATTCTTTGACTCTAAAATAAATCCCAATATTAAATCATATATTTTACTTGATGTATTATTTCAAGAAGATCCTTATCCAAAACTAACAGAGAAAATAATACAGACTGATTTTGTAATTCTGGAATCTGAAATATCTGTAAAGTTACCAACAATTAATTCGTTGTTGGGAGATAAATTAACAGCTTTAGCTCCAAATACAACGGGCATTCCGTTTGGGATTGGTAAAGAGATGCAGATTAACAAACAGTTATTTGATATTGGAGAATTATTTGAATTTGCTGATGATGTAAATGAAATTAAAAAATCGTTTGAAAGGTTCATAAAAATTCAATCTGATTATAAAAATAAAAATTTTTCATATCAGGATGTAATTAAGGATTTGTATGAAATTTGTTTTTTAATATGTCAAATTAATGTTAAAGGTTCGGTAAAAAGTGAAGTAAGTGATTTATTTATTTCTGGCATAAAAGCAATGAGGTCACATTTAATGCGAGGCACATATAATTTAGAAAATGCAAAAATATATTCATCAAGAACAGCATTTCTCGTTTCTTTTTTTGGCAAGAATAAAGATTTTGAGCAACTTAAAAAATTCAACATTTCTAAAATTACTAATTTAAAACTGAGTGGTTCTTTAATGATTTTAGAAAGATTACGAAATATTTTACCAGAATCATATTATTACTGGCAAATTATTCAAAAAGAATTAGAATAA
- a CDS encoding DUF6577 family protein yields the protein MKKTLRNIIIQYSSDKKYFSMNELKEYLKSKNYKYSDAAIKKYLKQLIQEKEIYSAGRSFYSKIPNELKLETESIEPIIEKMDRKFPLLKYSLWSTEQLKMAFHHTQNKFFTFIYSEIDSLIYIRDYLSTSMESVILNPTKNETEKIVFNLRNTIILRANIIHNLSENKIAPIEKILIDLYIESQRLDFIDESEYKKIFEYYIENYRINLSQLLDYAERRKILTKIKYYLRKYTNPTFN from the coding sequence ATGAAAAAAACATTAAGAAATATCATAATACAATATTCTTCAGATAAAAAATATTTTTCGATGAATGAATTGAAAGAATACTTAAAGAGTAAGAATTATAAATATTCTGACGCTGCGATAAAGAAATATCTAAAACAATTAATTCAAGAAAAAGAAATTTATAGTGCAGGAAGAAGTTTTTATTCAAAAATTCCAAATGAATTAAAACTGGAAACAGAATCTATCGAACCAATAATTGAAAAAATGGATAGAAAATTTCCACTTCTTAAATATTCGCTTTGGTCAACTGAACAGCTAAAGATGGCATTTCATCATACACAAAATAAATTTTTCACATTTATTTATAGCGAGATAGATTCATTAATTTATATAAGGGATTACCTTTCAACTTCAATGGAATCTGTCATATTAAATCCTACCAAGAACGAAACAGAAAAGATAGTATTTAACTTGAGGAATACAATTATATTGAGAGCAAATATTATACATAATCTTAGTGAAAACAAGATTGCACCAATAGAAAAGATACTTATTGATTTGTATATCGAATCTCAAAGATTAGATTTTATAGATGAATCAGAGTACAAAAAAATATTTGAATATTATATTGAAAATTATAGAATAAATTTGAGTCAGCTGTTAGATTATGCAGAAAGGCGCAAAATTTTAACAAAAATTAAATATTATTTAAGGAAGTATACTAATCCCACATTTAATTGA